GCGAGCCGCCCTTGATCAAACCCGCCCGGCGCAGTAGGGAAACCTCGTGCAAAAAGCAGAAGGTCCGCGCCGGGGCGATCTCCTCGGCGTAACGCTCCGGCTCCAGCACGAACTCCCGGTACTGGCTGCGCAGCACCGGGTGGTCGAAGTGCAGCGAGAAGGAAAGCTGAAGCGGCCCCCGGTGGGGCAGCAGGATCATCTCGGCCTCGCCGACGCGGCACTCGACGATCTCCTTCGGCGCCAGGTAGCGCCGACGGGCGTCCTGCTCGACCCGCCCGGCCCGGCGCAGCGCCCGCACGAAGGGCCAGGAGCTGCCGTCGATCACCGGCGGCTCATGGTTGTCGAGTTCGATGACGGCGTTGTCGATCCCACAGCCCCGCAGCGCCGAGAGGATGTGCTCGACGGTGTGGACCTCGACGCCGTCCATCGCCAGGGTGGTGCCCCGGCTGGTGTCGGTGACGTTCTCGGCCAGGGCCCCGATCTCCGGAGCGCCGTCGACGTCGACGCGACGAAAACGGTAGCCCGCTTCGGCCTCCGCCGGCAGGAACCGCAGGCTGCACTCGTCTCCGGTGTGCAGCCCGATGCCCGCCACGCTGACGGGCTGGGAGATGGTCGCCTGGTTTTCTCCGGCCATGGCCATTGTGCTCGCAGATAGCTCGTTTCAACTCCAGGTAAAACCCGCCGAGCCCGTTGACGGGCAGCAACTTTCCCGTGGGCCACGGCCCCGGGCGCCCCGGAGTTGGCACGGTTTTTGCATCTCGGCGACTGGGCGACCGGCGGGTACGGTTGCGCCTCCGCAAAAACCGTGCCAACTCCGGGGCCGGGGAATCGTTGACGTCGCGCTGCCCGTCAACGGGCTCGGCGCAGGTCGCTCAGTCGTGTTCCTCGAGTTCGGCCAGGCGGGTATCGAGTTCGGCGACGCGCTTGGCCAGGCGGCGCAGTTCCCTGGTTTTCTCGGGCAGCTTGTGGAGGACGGCTTCGAGGCGTTTGGTGGTCATCGCCGGGCGGGCGGGGTAGCCCAGCCAGGTTTCACCGGCGGGGATGTTCTTGGAGAGGCCGCTCTTGGCGCCGACGATGGCGTTGTCGCCCAGTTCGAGGTGCCCGGCCAGTCCGACCTGGCCCATCAGGATCACGTGGTCGCCGAGTTTGCAGGAGCCGGAGACGCCGACCTGGCCGGCCATGATCGAGTCCGCACCGATGATGACGTTGTGGGCGATCTGGACCAGGTTGTCGATCTTGGTGCCGCGGCCGATGCGGGTCGAGCCCAGGGCGCCGCGGTCGACGGCGGCGTTGGCGCCGATCTCGACGTCGTCTTCGATGACGACGTTGCCGATCTGGGGGATCTTGCGCCAGGCGGCGCCGTCGGGGGCGTAGCCGAAGCCGTCGGAGCCGATGACGGCGCCGGGGTAGACAATGACGCGCTCGCCGAGGACGCAGTCCTCGCGGACTACGACGTTCTGGTAGAGCAGGGAATCGGCGCCGATGCGGCTGCCGCGACCGACGTAGCAACCGGGGCAGAGGCGGACGTGATCGCCGATGACGGCGTCGGCGCCGATGCAGACCTGGGCGCCGACGGCGACGCCCTCGCCCAGTTCGGCGCCGGGAGCGATGACGGCGCTGGGATGGACACCGGGTTCGGGCAGGTCCACGGGGGGGGCGAAACGGGCGATAAGGCGGCTGAAGGCCAGGTAGGCGTTATCACAGCGGATGAACGGCACCGGGCCGTCGACCTCGGCGTCACGATCGACGACGACGGCGGCGGCCCGGCACTTATCCAGCCAGCGGGCGTAGCGCATGTTGGT
This is a stretch of genomic DNA from Candidatus Coatesbacteria bacterium. It encodes these proteins:
- the lpxD gene encoding UDP-3-O-(3-hydroxymyristoyl)glucosamine N-acyltransferase, whose translation is MELTLGEVAVLLEGELTDGDAAAPVDGVATITEAGPRQVTFLTNMRYARWLDKCRAAAVVVDRDAEVDGPVPFIRCDNAYLAFSRLIARFAPPVDLPEPGVHPSAVIAPGAELGEGVAVGAQVCIGADAVIGDHVRLCPGCYVGRGSRIGADSLLYQNVVVREDCVLGERVIVYPGAVIGSDGFGYAPDGAAWRKIPQIGNVVIEDDVEIGANAAVDRGALGSTRIGRGTKIDNLVQIAHNVIIGADSIMAGQVGVSGSCKLGDHVILMGQVGLAGHLELGDNAIVGAKSGLSKNIPAGETWLGYPARPAMTTKRLEAVLHKLPEKTRELRRLAKRVAELDTRLAELEEHD
- the lpxC gene encoding UDP-3-O-[3-hydroxymyristoyl] N-acetylglucosamine deacetylase, translated to MAMAGENQATISQPVSVAGIGLHTGDECSLRFLPAEAEAGYRFRRVDVDGAPEIGALAENVTDTSRGTTLAMDGVEVHTVEHILSALRGCGIDNAVIELDNHEPPVIDGSSWPFVRALRRAGRVEQDARRRYLAPKEIVECRVGEAEMILLPHRGPLQLSFSLHFDHPVLRSQYREFVLEPERYAEEIAPARTFCFLHEVSLLRRAGLIKGGSLNCAVVIGEEEVLNDNLRFADEFVRHKLLDLIGDLTLVGSPLRARVISIKGGHTANVALALELRQRLGLLDGNGGS